A region of Rhodoferax potami DNA encodes the following proteins:
- a CDS encoding flagellar hook assembly protein FlgD, translating to MATAVSNNTALSGTSAISSGTVSAQEQTDRFMKLLVAQLNNQDPMNPMDNAQMTSQIAQINTVSGIQELNATMQSMAAQFTSMQVLQGASMVGHGVLVESNTLSIDGGTAKGAINLASKADKVTIDIKTAGGQLLETINLGALPAGQSNFQWDASKYSGLSSVNFKVNATQGGNTVKSTDLARDTVTAVGTENGAMSLQLKGRTAVAYSAIKSIL from the coding sequence ATGGCTACTGCAGTCAGTAACAACACCGCACTCTCCGGCACCAGCGCCATATCGAGTGGAACCGTCAGCGCCCAAGAGCAAACAGACCGATTCATGAAGTTGTTGGTGGCACAACTCAACAACCAGGATCCCATGAACCCGATGGACAACGCCCAGATGACTAGCCAGATCGCACAGATCAACACGGTCTCCGGCATCCAGGAGCTCAACGCCACGATGCAAAGCATGGCGGCCCAGTTCACCTCTATGCAGGTCTTGCAGGGTGCCAGCATGGTGGGGCATGGAGTCCTCGTGGAGTCAAACACCCTGTCGATCGACGGCGGCACAGCCAAGGGTGCCATCAATCTGGCCAGCAAGGCAGACAAAGTCACGATCGACATCAAGACCGCTGGCGGCCAATTGCTGGAAACCATCAACCTTGGCGCATTGCCGGCAGGCCAGAGCAACTTCCAGTGGGACGCCTCCAAATACAGCGGCCTGAGCAGTGTCAACTTCAAGGTAAACGCGACCCAAGGCGGAAACACCGTCAAAAGCACCGATCTTGCCCGCGACACCGTAACGGCCGTCGGCACAGAAAACGGAGCCATGTCGCTCCAGCTCAAAGGCCGCACGGCAGTCGCATACAGCGCCATCAAATCCATTCTCTAA
- the flgE gene encoding flagellar hook protein FlgE yields the protein MSFQTGLSGLNGASKSLDVIGNNIANANTVGMKYSRTEFSALVAGQLGAAGGSTGNTPGIGVSVGAIAQQFTQGNISITGNSLDVAVNGGGFFQLTQPDGSTAYTRDGQFKLDSAGNLVTNSGANVMGFPTDLLGNRTSITPQPMVIPTSAPIPAQQTTAITAEFNLDARTKPAIQTTPPTPISTYGTTLTAFDSQGNEVPVSLYFVKRGPDTTANPAVTTDIWDVYDASTVAAGTTALNTNAAVYATHQANVAYNTTTPPPTDLKPTFAAAGTGAFAAPALTTVATGALFQLEYDVNGKLTSPLAAQPLTLTSPNTAIGTFSTTLDLTKTTQYGTTFAVSNLTQDGYTAGDLTGISIDPSGVITTRYSNGETQSRGQLLLADFRNVQGLTPISGGNWTESFASGQPVLGNPGLGKFGGLRSGALEDSNVDLTGELVNMMTAQRNYQANAQTIKTQDQILSTLVNLR from the coding sequence ATGAGCTTTCAAACAGGACTCTCCGGCCTCAACGGCGCCAGCAAAAGTCTGGACGTGATCGGCAACAACATCGCCAACGCCAATACCGTGGGAATGAAATACTCCCGCACAGAGTTTTCAGCACTGGTCGCAGGCCAGCTGGGCGCTGCAGGCGGAAGCACCGGCAACACACCGGGCATTGGAGTGTCTGTGGGTGCGATTGCACAGCAGTTCACCCAGGGCAACATCAGCATCACTGGCAATAGTCTTGACGTAGCGGTCAACGGCGGTGGCTTTTTTCAACTCACCCAGCCTGACGGCTCAACCGCCTACACCCGTGACGGCCAATTCAAGCTGGACTCCGCCGGCAACCTCGTCACCAACAGTGGCGCCAACGTGATGGGCTTCCCCACCGACTTGCTCGGAAACCGGACTAGCATCACGCCCCAGCCCATGGTGATTCCGACCAGCGCTCCGATTCCCGCACAACAAACTACTGCCATCACGGCGGAATTCAACTTGGATGCCCGGACCAAGCCGGCAATCCAAACCACACCGCCCACACCGATTTCTACCTACGGCACCACACTCACCGCATTTGACTCGCAAGGCAACGAAGTTCCGGTGAGCCTGTACTTCGTCAAGCGCGGCCCGGATACCACCGCCAACCCGGCTGTTACGACGGATATTTGGGACGTCTATGACGCCAGCACCGTGGCTGCAGGCACCACGGCACTCAATACCAATGCAGCGGTCTATGCCACGCACCAGGCCAACGTGGCCTACAACACCACCACCCCGCCACCGACAGACCTGAAACCCACCTTCGCAGCCGCAGGTACCGGCGCCTTTGCCGCACCTGCGCTCACCACGGTAGCGACCGGCGCGCTGTTTCAGTTGGAATACGACGTGAACGGCAAACTGACGTCGCCGCTGGCCGCTCAGCCCCTGACCTTGACCTCTCCCAACACGGCGATCGGTACCTTCAGCACCACGCTGGATCTGACCAAAACCACGCAGTACGGCACCACCTTTGCCGTTTCCAACCTCACCCAGGACGGCTACACCGCAGGCGACCTGACAGGCATCTCCATTGACCCGAGTGGCGTGATTACGACCCGCTACTCAAACGGTGAGACCCAGTCCCGTGGACAACTCCTGCTTGCGGACTTCCGTAACGTGCAAGGTTTGACACCCATTAGCGGTGGAAACTGGACCGAGTCGTTTGCCTCCGGGCAGCCGGTGCTTGGCAACCCGGGTCTGGGCAAGTTCGGCGGCCTTCGCTCGGGGGCCCTCGAAGACTCCAACGTCGACCTTACCGGTGAGCTCGTCAACATGATGACGGCCCAGCGTAACTACCAAGCCAATGCACAAACCATCAAGACCCAGGACCAGATCCTGTCGACCTTGGTTAATTTGCGTTAA
- a CDS encoding flagellar basal body rod protein FlgF, translating into MDRLIYTAMTGANAAASRQSVIANNLANVSTNGFRAQLATYRAVPLRGEGATTRVFALEATAGHLDTPGPAMRTDRSLDVMAKDGACFAVQGLDGTEAYTRNGHVEVATDGTLTTGNGLQVLSSDGSPITSPAGAELTIQPDGTVSAKVGNQPANAIGRLKLVVPTPEDPLVRSDDGLFRALSGDPLNNEDTARVQAGMLEGSNVNAIEAMVGMIQTARQFEAQTRLMQTAESNDRSAGQLLNMQG; encoded by the coding sequence ATGGACCGCCTGATATACACCGCCATGACCGGCGCCAATGCGGCGGCGAGCCGGCAGTCGGTCATTGCCAACAACCTCGCCAACGTTTCCACCAACGGCTTTCGCGCACAGCTGGCAACGTACCGTGCGGTACCCCTGCGCGGCGAAGGCGCCACCACCCGGGTTTTTGCCCTCGAAGCAACAGCCGGACACCTCGACACCCCCGGCCCTGCCATGCGCACTGACCGTAGCCTCGATGTCATGGCCAAAGACGGTGCCTGTTTCGCGGTGCAAGGCCTGGACGGCACCGAGGCCTACACCCGCAACGGGCATGTGGAAGTCGCCACAGACGGCACACTGACCACCGGCAACGGGCTGCAGGTCCTGTCAAGCGACGGCTCCCCCATCACATCGCCCGCCGGGGCTGAACTCACCATTCAACCGGACGGCACGGTCAGCGCCAAAGTCGGCAACCAGCCGGCCAACGCCATCGGCAGGCTCAAACTGGTAGTTCCCACCCCGGAAGACCCACTCGTTCGCAGCGACGATGGTTTGTTCCGCGCCTTGTCCGGCGATCCGCTGAACAACGAAGACACCGCGCGCGTGCAGGCCGGCATGCTGGAAGGCTCCAATGTCAATGCGATCGAAGCCATGGTCGGCATGATCCAAACCGCGCGCCAGTTCGAAGCCCAAACCCGCCTCATGCAAACGGCCGAGTCAAATGACCGTTCTGCTGGGCAACTCTTGAACATGCAAGGATAA